The Punica granatum isolate Tunisia-2019 chromosome 4, ASM765513v2, whole genome shotgun sequence genome has a window encoding:
- the LOC116205433 gene encoding secoisolariciresinol dehydrogenase-like: MKGASLLVPIAKRLEGKVALITGGGSGIGESTARLFARHGAKVMIADVQDQLGQSICEDIKSDQNHTVSYIHCDVTSEADVKNAVDSAVKNYGKLDVMFSNAGILGSSDPRISTFDYDNFKRVFDVNVYGSFLAAKHAARVMTPARRGSILFTASAVSVSYGMACHVYTASKNAIVGLAKNLGVELGQYGIRINCISPFGVATPLAREGLQGLDVEKFEEMISASANLIGPVLKADDIAEAALYLASDESKYVSGMNLVVDGGYSTTNVSLKMTMKRFLP, translated from the exons ATGAAAGGGGCTTCTCTGTTAGTTCCCATTGCCAAGAG GTTGGAGGGCAAGGTGGCTCTGATAACTGGTGGAGGCAGCGGCATCGGAGAGAGCACTGCGAGGCTGTTCGCTAGGCACGGCGCCAAGGTCATGATCGCCGATGTTCAGGATCAGCTCGGGCAGTCTATATGCGAGGATATCAAATCCGACCAGAACCATACAGTTTCCTACATCCACTGCGACGTTACTAGTGAGGCAGATGTTAAGAACGCGGTGGACAGCGCAGTGAAGAATTACGGTAAGCTCGATGTGATGTTCAGCAACGCAGGGATCCTTGGCAGTTCCGACCCAAGAATCTCGACCTTTGATTATGACAACTTCAAGAGAGTTTTTGATGTTAATGTGTATGGCTCATTCCTGGCGGCCAAACATGCTGCTAGAGTCATGACCCCGGCCAGAAGAGGAAGCATTTTGTTCACAGCAAGCGCTGTTTCCGTAAGCTATGGTATGGCTTGTCACGTGTATACGGCATCGAAGAACGCTATCGTCGGATTGGCCAAGAATCTAGGGGTCGAGTTGGGGCAATACGGGATCAGAATTAATTGTATATCTCCCTTCGGCGTGGCCACACCATTGGCTAGGGAAGGATTGCAAGGCTTAGACGTGGAAAAGTTCGAGGAAATGATCTCTGCATCAGCAAACCTGATAGGGCCGGTGCTAAAGGCCGATGATATAGCGGAGGCAGCTCTGTATCTCGCGAGCGACGAGTCCAAGTACGTGAGCGGGATGAACTTGGTGGTGGACGGGGGCTACAGCACCACTAATGTTTCTTTAAAAATGACGATGAAGAGATTTCTTCCATGA
- the LOC116203196 gene encoding secoisolariciresinol dehydrogenase-like, whose translation MKGASLLAPIAKRLEGKVALITGGASGIGESTARLFARHGAKVVIADVQDQLGLSVCKDIRSDQNQTVSYIHCNVSSETDVKNAVDSAVKNYGKLDVMFSNAGIPGGYDPRISAIDYELFKKVFDVNVYGAFMAAKHAARVMIPANSGSILFTASVASVTHGFFTHMYSASKHAVVGLAKNLGAELGQHGIRVNCISPFGVATPIVRKGFDGVDVEKAEEIISAAANLKGAVLKAEDIAEAALYLASDESKYVSGMNLVVDGGYSTTNVSLEMTLKKYFP comes from the exons ATGAAAGGGGCTTCTCTGTTAGCTCCCATTGCCAAGag GTTGGAGGGCAAGGTGGCTCTGATAACTGGTGGAGCCAGCGGCATCGGAGAGAGCACCGCGAGGTTGTTCGCAAGGCACGGTGCGAAAGTGGTGATCGCCGATGTCCAGGATCAGCTCGGTCTGTCTGTATGCAAGGATATTAGATCGGACCAGAACCAGACAGTTTCCTACATCCACTGCAACGTTAGCAGCGAGACGGATGTTAAGAACGCGGTGGACAGTGCAGTGAAGAATTACGGTAAGCTCGATGTGATGTTCAGCAATGCAGGGATCCCGGGCGGTTACGATCCTAGAATCTCGGCAATCGATTATGAGCTATTTAAGAAAGTTTTTGACGTCAATGTGTATGGCGCATTCATGGCGGCCAAACATGCTGCTAGGGTCATGATTCCAGCAAATAGCGGAAGTATTCTGTTCACAGCGAGCGTTGCTTCTGTAACCCATGGTTTTTTTACTCACATGTACTCGGCGTCGAAACATGCTGTTGTCGGATTGGCCAAGAATCTCGGGGCTGAGTTAGGGCAACATGGGATCAGAGTCAATTGCATATCTCCTTTCGGCGTGGCCACGCCAATAGTGAGGAAAGGATTTGACGGCGTTGATGTGGAAAAGGCCGAGGAAATAATCTCCGCCGCAGCAAACCTGAAAGGGGCGGTGCTGAAGGCCGAAGACATAGCCGAAGCGGCTCTCTACCTCGCTAGCGACGAGTCCAAGTACGTGAGCGGGATGAACTTGGTGGTGGACGGGGGCTACAGCACCACTAACGTTTCTCTTGAAATGACTTTGAAGAAATATTTTCCATGA
- the LOC116204961 gene encoding uncharacterized protein LOC116204961 isoform X1 — translation MMSKCSIVPSPNEVQLFHSLNGIQRLAETRRFKAWFLDQFGVLHDGKQPYPGAIATLEKLAVSGAKMVVISNSSRRASVTMEKMKNLGFDPSLFVGAITSGELTHQYLQRRDDAWFAALGRSCIHMTWSDRGAISLEGLGLQVVENVEEAEFILAHGTEALGQPSGSAHPMKLEDLEKILELCATKRIPMVVANPDFVTVEARALRVMPGTLATKYEELGGEVRWMGKPGKIIYEEAMKMAGVDPTDAVAVGDSLHHDIKGANAAGVESAFISCGIHAAELGLNSFGEVADISLVQALASKFDARPSYVLPAFIW, via the exons atgatgagcAAGTGCTCGATCGTTCCGTCGCCCAATGAGGTTCAGCTGTTCCACAGCTTGAACGGGATCCAGCGTCTCGCGGAAACCCGTCGCTTCAAG GCGTGGTTCCTGGACCAATTCGGAGTTCTCCATGATGGGAAGCAGCCCTATCCTGGTGCAATTGCCACAT TAGAAAAGTTGGCAGTAAGTGGTGCAAAGATGGTTGTGATAAGTAATTCATCGAGACGTGCATCAGTGACgatggagaagatgaagaaccTTGGATTTGATCCTTCTTTGTTTGTCGGAGCCATCACCAGTGGAGAACTCACACATCAGTACCTGCAGAG GAGAGACGATGCTTGGTTTGCTGCTCTGGGAAGATCTTGCATTCACATGACTTGGAGTGACCGTGGTGCTATATCTCTCGAG GGCTTAGGCTTGCAAGTTGTCGAGAATGTCGAAGAAGCTGAGTTCATTTTGGCCCATGGCACAGAGGCTCTGGGTCAGCCTTCTGGTTCTGCACATCCTATGAAACTTGAGGATCTTGAGAAAATATTGGAGCTCTGTGCAACTAAAAGAATTCCTATGGTAGTTGCAAATCCTGATTTTGTGACCGTTGAGGCAAGAGCTTTGCGTGTCATGCCAG GTACATTGGCCACCAAATATGAGGAGCTGGGTGGTGAAGTGAGATGGATGGGGAAACCTGGAAAG ATAATTTATGAAGAAGCTATGAAGATGGCTGGCGTAGACCCCACAGATGCAGTCGCAGTGGGCGATTCCCTCCACCATGACATTAAAGGTGCTAACGCAGCAGGAGTCGAGTCGGCTTTCATCTCTTGTGGAATTCACGCAGCTGAGCTGGGACTAAACAGCTTTGGAGAAGTCGCAGATATCTCTCTTGTGCAAGCCCTGGCGTCCAAATTCGATGCTCGCCCATCTTATGTATTGCCCGCATTTATATGGTAG
- the LOC116204961 gene encoding uncharacterized protein LOC116204961 isoform X2 codes for MTVEKLAVSGAKMVVISNSSRRASVTMEKMKNLGFDPSLFVGAITSGELTHQYLQRRDDAWFAALGRSCIHMTWSDRGAISLEGLGLQVVENVEEAEFILAHGTEALGQPSGSAHPMKLEDLEKILELCATKRIPMVVANPDFVTVEARALRVMPGTLATKYEELGGEVRWMGKPGKIIYEEAMKMAGVDPTDAVAVGDSLHHDIKGANAAGVESAFISCGIHAAELGLNSFGEVADISLVQALASKFDARPSYVLPAFIW; via the exons ATGACAGTAGAAAAGTTGGCAGTAAGTGGTGCAAAGATGGTTGTGATAAGTAATTCATCGAGACGTGCATCAGTGACgatggagaagatgaagaaccTTGGATTTGATCCTTCTTTGTTTGTCGGAGCCATCACCAGTGGAGAACTCACACATCAGTACCTGCAGAG GAGAGACGATGCTTGGTTTGCTGCTCTGGGAAGATCTTGCATTCACATGACTTGGAGTGACCGTGGTGCTATATCTCTCGAG GGCTTAGGCTTGCAAGTTGTCGAGAATGTCGAAGAAGCTGAGTTCATTTTGGCCCATGGCACAGAGGCTCTGGGTCAGCCTTCTGGTTCTGCACATCCTATGAAACTTGAGGATCTTGAGAAAATATTGGAGCTCTGTGCAACTAAAAGAATTCCTATGGTAGTTGCAAATCCTGATTTTGTGACCGTTGAGGCAAGAGCTTTGCGTGTCATGCCAG GTACATTGGCCACCAAATATGAGGAGCTGGGTGGTGAAGTGAGATGGATGGGGAAACCTGGAAAG ATAATTTATGAAGAAGCTATGAAGATGGCTGGCGTAGACCCCACAGATGCAGTCGCAGTGGGCGATTCCCTCCACCATGACATTAAAGGTGCTAACGCAGCAGGAGTCGAGTCGGCTTTCATCTCTTGTGGAATTCACGCAGCTGAGCTGGGACTAAACAGCTTTGGAGAAGTCGCAGATATCTCTCTTGTGCAAGCCCTGGCGTCCAAATTCGATGCTCGCCCATCTTATGTATTGCCCGCATTTATATGGTAG
- the LOC116204962 gene encoding protein FAM133 isoform X2, translated as MVDGSFHSPAWHAARLASLNTSHTVTWEEFKRKQKEDEMKKGELEKDTDRMMREYRAQLDAERARKLAQGRNHSSSKSKHKKDRRERDSKKRSSKRKRSSRDSSESSSSSSSSDYSSSDEDESERKRSKSKSRRKKDKKHRKRKHSSSSSSAEEGRDGPVPLSRFFESAKK; from the exons ATG GTGGATGGTTCCTTTCATTCACCAGCGTGGCATGCTGCTCGATTGGCAAGTCTTAACACTTCTCATACGGTTACCTGGGAAGAGTTCAAGAGGAAGCAGAAG GAAGATGAAATGAAGAAAGGAGAACTGGAAAAAGACACAGATCGAATGATGAGAGAGTATAGAGCACAACTGGATGCTGAAAGAGCTCGCAAGCTTGCTCAAGGGAGAAACCATTCTAGTAGTAAATCAAAGCACAAAAAGG atcggagagagagagattcaaAGAAACGCAGTAGCAAAAGAAAG AGATCTAGTAGGGACTCGTCTGAATCTAGCTCCTCCAGTTCATCCTCTGATTATTCGAGTTCCGATGAAGATGAGAGTGAAAGGAAGAGGTCAAAGTCAAAGTCTAGAAGAAAGAAGGACAAGAAGCACAGGAAAAGAAAGCAtagtagcagcagcagcagcgcTGAGGAAGGGAGAGATGGCCCCGTACCGCTCTCCCGATTCTTTGAGAGTGCGAAGAAGTAG
- the LOC116204962 gene encoding protein pxr1 isoform X1, whose protein sequence is MGKNQAYKAMQRARVGSSSAVPDQIEDGMVDGSFHSPAWHAARLASLNTSHTVTWEEFKRKQKEDEMKKGELEKDTDRMMREYRAQLDAERARKLAQGRNHSSSKSKHKKDRRERDSKKRSSKRKRSSRDSSESSSSSSSSDYSSSDEDESERKRSKSKSRRKKDKKHRKRKHSSSSSSAEEGRDGPVPLSRFFESAKK, encoded by the exons ATGGGCAAGAATCAAGCTTACAAAGCTATGCAGAGAGCTCGCGTCGGCTCGAGCTCAGCTGTCCCCGACCAGATCGAAGACGGCATG GTGGATGGTTCCTTTCATTCACCAGCGTGGCATGCTGCTCGATTGGCAAGTCTTAACACTTCTCATACGGTTACCTGGGAAGAGTTCAAGAGGAAGCAGAAG GAAGATGAAATGAAGAAAGGAGAACTGGAAAAAGACACAGATCGAATGATGAGAGAGTATAGAGCACAACTGGATGCTGAAAGAGCTCGCAAGCTTGCTCAAGGGAGAAACCATTCTAGTAGTAAATCAAAGCACAAAAAGG atcggagagagagagattcaaAGAAACGCAGTAGCAAAAGAAAG AGATCTAGTAGGGACTCGTCTGAATCTAGCTCCTCCAGTTCATCCTCTGATTATTCGAGTTCCGATGAAGATGAGAGTGAAAGGAAGAGGTCAAAGTCAAAGTCTAGAAGAAAGAAGGACAAGAAGCACAGGAAAAGAAAGCAtagtagcagcagcagcagcgcTGAGGAAGGGAGAGATGGCCCCGTACCGCTCTCCCGATTCTTTGAGAGTGCGAAGAAGTAG
- the LOC116203579 gene encoding acyl-coenzyme A thioesterase 9, mitochondrial yields MIHSSRRLPGSLFRFGVVRPFSTSKDDPTSPIPVVSTVASPDERSHHIDAGSSIRKPVSLWPGMYHSPVTNALWEARSRIFERPGDSPGDGEGELVPRTPSRSRTSVLYKFSEDYILREQYRNPWDEIRTGRLVEDLDALAGTICFKHCYNDDGTTRPLLLVTASVDRMVLKKPIFLDTDLEIVGAVTWVGRSSMEIQLEVIQATEETDNHSDSLALTANFTFVARDPETGKSAPINQISAETEREKLLWEEAEERNKLRKKMKELKRGIEKTEEDLSRLQALLSEGRVFCDMPALADRDSILMKNTCFENSLICQPQQRNMYGRIFGGFLMRRAFELAFSTTYAFAGAAPRFVEVDHVDFLKPVDVGNFLRLKSCVLYTELDNPAEPLINVEVVAHVTRPEQRSSEVSNKFYFTFTVSPEALGNGLTIRKVVPATEEEARRVLERMDAESSQLGK; encoded by the exons ATGATCCATTCCAGCCGGAGACTCCCCGGCAGCCTCTTCAGATTCGGCGTGGTTCGGCCCTTCTCCACCTCCAAGGACGACCCGACGAGCCCAATCCCCGTGGTCTCTACCGTAGCTTCACCCGATGAGAGGTCTCACCACATCGATGCCGGCTCTTCCATCCGGAAGCCCGTCAGCCTGTGGCCCGGAATGTACCACTCCCCCGTCACCAACGCCCTTTGGGAGGCGAGGTCGAGGATTTTCGAGAGACCCGGGGACTCGCCTGGCGATGGTGAAGGAGAGCTCGTTCCTCGGACTCCGTCGAGGAGCAGGACGAGTGTTCTGTACAAGTTCTCAGAGGATTACATACTGAGGGAGCAGTACAGGAACCCTTGGGATGAGATTAGGACTGGGCGGCTGGTGGAGGATCTCGATGCTCTTGCTGGAACCATCTGCTTCAAG CATTGCTACAACGATGATGGCACCACAAGGCCTCTGCTACTGGTCACCGCTTCTGTGGACAGGATGGTTCTCAAGAAGCCTATCTTTCTCGACACTGATTTGGAGATAGTAGGTGCTGTTACGTGGGTTGGGAGGTCATCGATGGAGATTCAGCTCGAAGTTATTCAGGCCACAGAAG AGACCGATAATCATTCAGACTCACTTGCCCTGACAGCCAACTTCACATTTGTGGCTCGTGACCCAGAGACAGGGAAATCAGCTCCTATTAATCAAATCTCTGCAGAAACAGAACGAGAAAAACTACTCTGGGAAGAGGCAGAAGAGAGGAACAAACTGAggaaaaagatgaaagaacTCAAGAGGGGCATCGAGAAGACCGAGGAAGATTTGAGCAGGCTCCAGGCCTTGCTCTCTGAAGGTCGGGTCTTCTGTGATATGCCGGCTTTGGCAGATAGAGACAGCATTCTAATGAAAAACACATGCTTTGAGAACTCATTAATATGTCAGCCCCAGCAGAGAAACATGTATGGTCGGATCTTTGGAGGGTTTTTGATGCGGAGAGCCTTCGAGTTGGCCTTCTCAACTACTTATGCCTTTGCTGGTGCTGCTCCTCGATTTGTGGAAGTGGATCACGTTGATTTCTTGAAGCCT GTGGATGTTGGCAACTTTCTCCGGCTCAAATCCTGTGTGTTGTATACAGAGCTCGATAACCCAGCTGAACCGCTGATAAATGTCGAAGTCGTGGCCCATGTCACACGACCTGAGCAGAGATCAAGTGAG GTCTCCAACAAATTCTACTTTACATTCACAGTCAGTCCCGAGGCCTTGGGCAATGGGTTGACAATTCGTAAAGTGGTCCCCGCCACAGAGGAGGAAGCTCGACGGGTCCTTGAACGAATGGATGCTGAGAGCTCTCAGCTAGGTAAATAG
- the LOC116203581 gene encoding sm-like protein LSM36B, translating to MSGGGEKGSATTKTPADFLKSIRGRPVVVKLNSGVDYRGILACLDGYMNIAMEQTEEYVNGQLKNKYGDAFIRGNNVLYISTSKRTLADGA from the exons ATGAGTGGAGGGGGAGAGAAGGGTTCAGCCACCACGAAAACTCCTGCGGATTTCCTGAAGTCGATTCGTGGAAGGCCTGTCGTCGTCAAGCTTAACTCGGGTGTTGATTATCGAG GTATTCTGGCCTGTCTAGATGGTTATATGAACATAGCAATGGAACAGACCGAGGAATATGTGAACGGGCAGCTGAAGAATAAGTATGGAGATGCTTTCATCCGGGGGAACAACG TGCTGTACATTAGCACTTCAAAGAGGACTCTTGCAGATGGAGCATAG